Proteins from a single region of Eremothecium gossypii ATCC 10895 chromosome VI, complete sequence:
- the COX4 gene encoding cytochrome c oxidase subunit IV (Syntenic homolog of Saccharomyces cerevisiae YGL187C (COX4); 1-intron), with protein sequence MFSLRQSVRLVAPATRAFSTSRAIFQKQLKTASNLAEVEGPESLIGKGAAEGQIPTELEQATGLARLEFLGKLEGVEIFDTQPLDSSRRGTMKDPILVDSYDDYRYVGCTGSPAGSHSTMWLKPSVEKVARCWECGSVYKLNPVGVPTEDHHH encoded by the coding sequence ATGTTCTCCCTTCGCCAATCTGTCAGACTTGTGGCACCAGCCACCCGTGCTTTCTCCACTTCCAGAGCCATCTTCCAGAAGCAGCTTAAGACCGCGAGCAACTTGGCTGAAGTTGAGGGCCCGGAATCGTTGATCGGTAAGGGTGCCGCCGAAGGCCAAATTCCTACCGAGTTGGAGCAGGCCACCGGTCTAGCGCGTTTGGAGTTCTTGGGTAAGTTGGAGGGTGTTGAGATTTTCGACACTCAGCCCCTTGACTCCTCCCGCCGCGGTACCATGAAGGACCCAATCCTAGTGGACTCCTACGATGATTACCGTTACGTCGGCTGCACCGGCTCTCCTGCTGGCTCCCACTCCACCATGTGGCTAAAGCCTTCCGTAGAAAAGGTCGCCAGATGCTGGGAGTGCGGTTCTGTCTACAAGCTTAACCCTGTGGGCGTCCCAACCGAGGACCACCACCACTGA
- the OCA5 gene encoding Oca5p (Syntenic homolog of Saccharomyces cerevisiae YHL029C (OCA5)), whose product MALQRNSKQNQQQWYRELVNKVIQLLQQNDHDSLALIARNCGVPPQLRHLVWPVLLKYHPFVISPSILSNTLIFDKTEDKWVYECENRARRDVEQAVMHDLQKFFVNKRSDQHMPLPDIEQHMRFLRDTIMRFLDKWERVFKYEVALAWIAIGLAEWVPIDGWGESAPGGGGVCSEDMALPKGRSTDVPVLQGKRHHITIRSLYKEYPLPRELSSRLTKRCFNFYDTFERLVLVILHCPDVTRTKMKVANGRNYPFISGGDVLFQTQLFFKIFQMTLPELYQPFTDEESLQSSRKADWIYWWFKACGAKVMHKQDRAHLWDVLLGWRPHPSTLNFYLDYNNKSFAHLYNTKLNLDPQFFHKVCKHGNDHFWFPDLDTLPLGSPGLETDCQVVNELIRHNSYESKDTGAPGTPSKTSQAGNNYRSPIRPSQKHQKDIPFSLIDPHVQLIFIYIAILQQNEFKLLEFEEAEITEFLTKVPLLSKTDDYSYKRLYDEESTSLSSTDTEDSQNSSSRPSTSSHMMIEVGNDDKIANTFDDLSQLAGDIWRKWMWFEFEESQDSV is encoded by the coding sequence ATGGCGCTGCAAAGGAATTCCAAGCAGAACCAGCAACAATGGTACCGAGAACTGGTGAATAAAGTTATCCAGCTACTGCAGCAGAACGACCACGACTCATTGGCGCTGATTGCTCGCAACTGCGGCGTACCGCCGCAACTGCGGCATCTGGTTTGGCCAGTACTGCTGAAATACCATCCCTTTGTGATCTCCCCAAGCATTTTGTCCAACACGCTTATATTTGACAAGACGGAAGACAAATGGGTTTACGAGTGCGAGAACCGGGCGCGCCGAGATGTGGAGCAGGCGGTGATGCACGATTTACAGAAGTTCTTCGTAAATAAACGAAGCGACCAGCACATGCCACTGCCGGACATTGAGCAGCATATGCGTTTTCTACGGGACACGATAATGCGTTTTCTGGATAAATGGGAGCGAGTCTTCAAGTATGAGGTCGCGCTTGCGTGGATTGCGATAGGGCTTGCCGAATGGGTGCCCATAGATGGATGGGGTGAGTCAGCGCCCGGCGGTGGCGGAGTTTGTTCAGAGGATATGGCGCTACCAAAGGGACGTTCCACAGACGTGCCAGTACTGCAGGGAAAGCGGCACCATATAACGATCCGTTCTCTATACAAGGAGTATCCTCTGCCGCGCGAGCTGAGTTCAAGGTTGACGAAGCGATGCTTTAATTTCTATGACACTTTCGAGCGTCTTGTCTTGGTGATCCTTCACTGTCCAGATGTAACCCGTACGAAAATGAAGGTTGCTAACGGCCGAAACTATCCCTTCATTTCAGGCGGTGATGTGCTGTTCCAGACGCAGCTCTTCTTCAAAATATTTCAGATGACGCTACCAGAGCTGTACCAACCATTTACTGATGAAGAGTCATTACAATCCTCAAGAAAGGCAGATTGGATCTATTGGTGGTTCAAAGCTTGTGGTGCTAAGGTCATGCACAAACAGGACAGGGCCCATCTCTGGGATGTACTTCTCGGATGGCGGCCACACCCTTCCACGTTGAACTTTTATTTGGACTACAACAACAAATCATTTGCACACCTCTATAATACGAAGCTAAATCTCGACCCTCAGTTTTTCCACAAGGTATGCAAACATGGAAATGACCACTTTTGGTTTCCCGATTTGGATACGCTTCCCTTGGGATCTCCTGGCCTGGAAACAGACTGCCAAGTGGTTAACGAACTAATCCGCCACAATAGCTACGAGAGCAAGGACACAGGTGCTCCTGGCACCCCCAGCAAAACGTCTCAAGCCGGTAACAATTATCGAAGCCCCATTCGTCCTTCCCAGAAACACCAGAAGGATATCCCCTTTTCGCTTATAGATCCGCATGTGCAATTAATCTTCATCTACATTGCTATATTACAGCAGAATGAATTCAAACTACTGGAGTTTGAGGAGGCCGAGATCACAGAGTTCCTCACAAAGGTGCCCCTATTGTCCAAGACAGATGACTACAGTTATAAACGGCTATACGACGAGGAATCTACCAGTCTGTCATCCACGGATACGGAAGATTCCCAGAATTCCTCGTCTAGGCCGTCCACCTCTTCCCACATGATGATCGAAGTCGGAAATGACGACAAGATCGCCAACACCTTCGATGACCTTTCGCAACTAGCTGGTGATATTTGGCGCAAGTGGATGTGGTTTGAATTCGAGGAAAGTCAAGATAGTGTATAG